The Haloprofundus salinisoli region GGGCGCGACGAGTCCCCACAGCACGAAGACGGCGGCGGCGACGAGCGCGACGATGCCCGCGAGTCGGCGCGTCGAGAGCTCCGAACCGCGACTGAACGTCGCGTTACTCATCGGTCTCACCTCCGAGCGCCGCGGCCGAGTCGTCGGCGTCCATCTCGGTTCCCCCATCCGTCGCCACGGCCTTCTCGTCGCTCGTGTCGACGACGAACTTCTGTCCGACGAGTCGGAAGAACTCCGGCATCGCCACGAAGAGGATGATGAGCCCCCGGAGCACGCCGACGAGCTGCGGCGGCACGTCAGTGCTCACGTCGACGATGATAGAGCCGCTCTTCAGGATGCCGAACAGGAGAGCGGCGAAGCCGACGCCGAGCGGGTTGTTACCCGCCAGAATCGAGACGGTGATGCCGTCGAAGCCGTACGCCGGAACGCCGGTCTGGTAGTTGCCGAGAATCATGAGCACGTACATCGCGCCGCCGACGCCGCCGATAGCGCCCGACAGCGTCATGCTGGAGACGATGGTTCGCGCGGCGTCGACGCCGCCGTACTCGGCGGCTTCGGGCTGAATCCCGCTCGTTCGAATGTCGTATCCGAACGACGTGTGTTCGAGCAGGTAGTACGCCGCGCCGACGAGCGCGAGCGCGACGCCGAGCGCGACGAGCGAGAAGTCGTCGCGCGGTTCGTACAGAATCGGCGGGATGGTGGCGTAGTCGGGCAGACCGACCGTCTCGTTGGCCGGGCTCTCGGGGTCTTTGAACGGGTTCGCTACCAAGAAGAGCGCGACGCTCGTCGCCACGAAGTTCAGCATGATGGTCGTGATGACCTCGTTGGCGTCGGCGTACGCCTTCAACGCCCCCGGAATCGCGGCGAAGAGGCCGCCCGCGAGCGCGCCGACGACGAGCCCGAACGGGACGAGCACGAGCGTGCCGAGAAAGCCCGAGACCAGCGGGGATGCCCACAGCACGGTGAGCGCCGTCGCCAGCGCGCCGACGACTAGCTGGCCCTGCATCCCGATGTTGAAGATGCCCGCGCGGAACGCGAGCGCGACGCCGAGGCCGGTGAAGATGAGAATCGTCGTCTCCCGGAGCGTGACCGCCATCTGCCCGTTCAGCGGCGTCCACCCTCTGCGGAACGGAGGCGCGAGTTGCCCCTGCAGCGGTTGGAACAGCGGGTTGATGGGGTTGCCGAGCGCGCCCAGAAAGAGGCTGTCGTAGACGGCGAAGGGGTCGTAACAGAAGCCGACGCCGAAGAACGTCGTCGCCGCCGTCGCGCACGTCGTCATCCGGCCGGCGGCGAGGATGATGAGCACGCCGACGAACATCGAGAGCACGAGCGCGGCGGTGCTGATGAGCACCCGCTCGAACGCCGAGGCGCGGACGAGCCGTTCGAGCGCGCTCCGACCGCGCGCGCGCCAGTCGCCGGCGCTCACTGGCTCTCACCTCCCGCGGTGACGCCCGTGTCGTCGGCGGGGGTCCGCCCACCGGCGTCGTCGCGGAGACTCGTCGCCGTCGACTCCTCGGGTAGCTGTTCGCCCGCCATCAGCAGGCCGATCTCCTCCTCCGTCACCGTCCCGGGGTCGACGACGTCCATGAGTTCGCCGTCGTGCATCACCGCGAGGCGGTCGGAGAGCCCCTGTACCTCTTCGAGTTTCGAGGAGACCAGCAGGATTGCCTTCCCGTCCGAGCGCAGGTCGAGCAGTCGGTCGTGGATGAACTCCGTCGACCCGATGTCGACGCCGCGGGTCGGGTGGGTGGCGACGACGAGCGAGGGGTCGCGCTCGAACTCGCGGCCGACGATGAACTTCTGCTGGTTGCCGCCCGAGAACGAGGCCGCTCTCGCGTCGCGGTTCGGCGGGCGGACGTCGTACTCCTCGATGATGTCCTGAGCGTGGGTCCGCGCGCGGTCCCACTCGATGCGGCCGTTCTCGGCGAACGGCGGCGTGTGTTGGCTCCCGAGGAGGCCGTTCTCGGTGAGGTCGAACTCCATCACGAGACCGCGCTCGTGGCGGTCCTCGGGGATGTAGGCCATCCCCTCGTCGATGCGGCGCTGGCGCGGCCACGCCGTGATGTCGTCGCGCCCGAAGGAGACGGTGCCCGCGGTCGGCGTTCGGAGGCCGGTGACGGCCTCGATGAGCTCCGACTGTCCGTTCCCGTCGACGCCCGCGATGCCGAACACTTCTCCCTCGTGGACCGAGAAGGAGACGTCCGAAACCGCTTCGACGCCGCGTTCGTCCTCGGCGGAGAGGTCGTCGACGGCGAGCACCGGTTCCCCGCGTTCGACGTGCGGCTTCTCGACCGTCTCCAGCACCTCGCGGCCGACCATCATCTCCGCGAGCCGCTCGCGGGTCACGCTCTCGGCGGCGACGGTGCCGACGTTCTTGCCGTCGCGGAGGACGGTGATGGCGTCGGCGGCGTGCATCGCCTCGCCCAGCTTGTGGGTGATGAAGACGATTGTCTTGCCCTGGGCGGTGAGCTCCTCGAGGACGGCGAAGAGGTCCTCGACCTCCTGCGGCGTGAGCACGGCCGTCGGTTCGTCGAGGATGAGGACGTCCGCGCCGCGGTAGAGCGCTTTCAGGATCTCGACGCGCTGTTGGACGCCGACGCTGACCTCGGCGATGGTCGCGTCGGGGTCGACGTCGAAGCCGTAGCGGTCGCAGAGGTCGACCACCTCGCTTCGGGCGCGGGTGCTGTCGACGGCCAACCCGCCCCACTTTCGCGGTTCGTTGCCGAGGGTGATGTTCTCAGTGACCGTCATCGGATCGACCAGCATGAAGTGCTGGTGAATCATCCCGACGCCGGCGTCGATGGCGTCGCCCGGCGAGTCGAAGCGTCTGGGTGGCTGTACGTAGCGGTGAGTCGTCTCGTCTCCGGTTTCGAGTCCGTCGCCGTCGACGTAGACGTCGCCCTCGGTCGGTTCGTACAGTCCGTAGAGGACGTTCATCAACGTCGTCTTCCCCGCGCCGTTCTCGCCGAGGAGCGCGTGCACCGACCCCCGCTCGACGCGTAAGTCGACGTCGTCGTTGGCGACGACGCCGGGGAAACGTTTGGTGATTCCGTCGAGATGGACGGCCGGTTCCATTGGTTGTGGCTTGTTGAGTGTGTGCTTAAGAGCGTGGTTTCGCGGATGGTTCAACTGACGGACCGTTCTCGGTCCCCGGCGGACCGAGTTACAGGTTCAGTTCCGAGGGGTCGACCGGCACCGAGATGTCGCCGTCGATGATGGACTGTCGCGTCTCGTCGACGGTTGATTTGACGTCGTCGGGGATGTCGCCGCCGAGTTGGTCGCCGTAGACGGCTGCGACGCCCTCCTGTTCGAGGCCGAGCGTGGTGACGTTGCCACCTTCGAACTCGGCGTTGACGACGCTCTCGATGGAGGTGTACACGGCCGTGTCGACGCGCTTGACCATGCTCGCGAGGATGACATCCGCGTAGCCGGATTTCGTGAGCGACTGGTCCTGGTCGACGCCGATGGCGAACTTGCCGGCCTCCTGTGCGGCCTGGAAGACGCCCGTTCCGGCGTTGCCGGCGGCGTGGTAGACGATGTCGACGCCGTCGTTGTACATCGCCGTCGCCGCCTCGTTACCCGCCTGGGTGTCGTTGAAGTTGCCGACGTAGCTGACCTGAACGTCGATGTCCTGGCTGACCTCGGCGACGCCCGCGCGGTATCCCGCCTCGAACTTGCCGATGAGGTCGCCCTCGACGCCGCCGACGAAACCGACCGACGTCTGGTCGGGGTTCGTCTCGCCGCCGCCGGCGCTGAACTCCTGCTGGGTGAGGAGGCCGGCCATCTGACCGACGAGGAACGACCCCTCCTCTTCGCCGAACACGTAGCTTGCGACGTTCGGCTCTTCGACGACGCTGTCGACGATCATGAAGTTCTGCTCGGGGTAGTCGGGGGCGTTCTCCGCGAGCGCCTCCGCCTGCAGGTAGCCGATACAGCAGATGAGGTCGTGTTCGCCGCTCTGGGCGAACTGCTGCTGATACGTCTTGAACTCCGTCACTTCGCTCGGCTGGACGTTGTCGTGAGTGGCGCCGAACTCGTCGGCCGCCTGCTGGACGCCCGTCTGCGCCTGGTCGTTGAACGACCCGTCGCCGAGGCCGCCCGTCGCGTACACCATCCCGACGCTCACGTCGGCGCTGCCGGAGGCCTCCGCGCCGCCGTCGGTCGACTCGTTACCCGAGCCGCCGTCGCCGCCGCTGCTCTGGTTGTCGGTGTCGCCGCCGTCGTCGGTCGGACCGCCGGTACAGCCGGCCAGTCCCGCGATACCCGCCGCGCCTGTCGCTTTCAGGAGTGTCCGCCTATCCACATTCATGGTTACGTCTGGGCGAAGGTGGCAGCGAAATAGGCATAAAGGCGTCGTTTGCGCCGGACGGCGCCCAAGAGCGTCTAATCGCCCGTCGGAGGGTCAGTTCTTCGATGTCTCCACGGCGTTTTCGACGACGGCACCGGCGTCGGCGACGAGCGAGTCCACGTCGTCGCTCTCGACGTAGAGGCGGACGTACGGTTCGGTGCCGCTCGGCCGGACGAGCAGCCACGAGCTGTCGGGGAACTCCAGTCTGACCCCGTACTCGGTCTCGACGCTCGCCTCCGGGAAGGCGTCGGGAAGCGTCCGTTCGAGCGTGGCCATCGCCTCGCGTTTGGCCACGTCGGGGCAGTCGACGCTCACCTTCCGGTAGGGGCGTTCGGTGACGGGGTCGCACAGGGCGTCGAGGCCGACGTCGGCGACGAGACGGCTGACGACCGCGGCGGAGGCGATGCCGTCTATCCACCCGCCGAACTGAGTGTGGATGTGTTTCCACGGTTCGGCGGCGAAGACGACGGTTCCGCCCGCGTTCTCTGCGGCCGCGATGCCCTCGTGCAGCGCCCCGAGACGGACGCGCTCGACGCGGCCACCGGCCTCGCGGACGCGTTCGTCGATGCGCGCGGAGGCGTTGGGCGTCGTGACGACGACGGGGTCGTCGGTGTCGACGCTGCGGACGTAGTGTTCGGCGAGAATCGCCACGACGGTGTCTTCGTGAATCACCTCGCCGTCGGGGGTGACGAGGACGACTCGGTCGGCGTCGCCGTCGTGACCGATGCCGAAGGCGAACGGCTCTCCGTCGTCGCCGGCGTCGGCGACGAACCTCCGAAGGTCCCGAAGCGACTCGGCCGTCGGCTTGCTCTCGCGGCCGGGGAAGTGCCCGTCGACGTTCCCGTTGAGCGTGATGACCTCCGCGCCGAGCGAGCGAAGCACCTGCGGGGTGGCGAGACCGGCCATCCCGTTCCCGCAGTCGACGGCGACGCGGAGGCCGGAGAGCGGCGCGCCGCGGCCGCGGGCGTAGTCGGTGACTGCGCGGCGATACGCGGAGAGCACCGTCTCGTCTCCGCTGTCGCCCCAGTCGTCCCACGCGGCCGATGGCTCGTCGGCGGCGACACGCTCTTCGACCGCCTGCTCGGCCGCCCGGTCGTACTCGACGCCGCTGTCGAACACCTTGATGCCGTTGTCGGTCGGCGGGTTGTGCGAGGCGGTGAGAATCACGCCGCGTCGGCCCCGCGAGGCGAACGCGAGCGCGGGTGTCGGCAGCATTCCGGCGCGACGAACGTCAGCGCCGGCGGAGAGCAGTCCCGCCTCGACGGCGGCAGCGAGCCCCGGTCCGGTCACCCGGCCGTCGCGGGCGACAACGACCTCCGCGCCGTCGCGACCGACCGCACGGCCGACGGCGAGAGCGAGTTCGGGCGTCACGCGTTCGGTCGCGCTCCCCCTGATTCCGGCAGTTCCGAACAGTTCCATACGCGGAAATCTCGCGCGGTGTACTTAGATGGTCCCGATTCGACCGCGCTTGTGGCCCGACCTATTTTGCCGGTCGACTTCGAACGTCCCCCATGAGCGAGACACCGTCCGAATCCGACCGAGTCCGTGCTCACGTCTTCGTCACCGGCCGCGTCCAGGGCGTCTTCTACCGGGCGAACACCCGAGATACGGCGCGCGAACAGGGCGTCGACGGCTGGGTTCGCAACCTCGACGACGGCCGCGTCGAAGCCGTCTTCGAGGGGGTGCCCGACGCCGTCGAGTCGATGGTCGAGTGGTGCGAGACCGGCAGTCCCGACGCGGAGGTCGACGACGTGGAGGTGGAGTACGAAGACCCGGAGGATCTCGACGGCTTCGAAGTCCGACGCTAACGGTCGCCGTGTTCCGTCGCCTCCGGCGGTCAGGGTCGGCGATTCGCTGTCACGCGAAGGCTATCTCCTCGGCCGCCCATCCAGTATCTCGTGAACGACATCTCCACGTCCATCGACATCGACGCGCCCGCCGAAACCGTCTGGCGCGTCCTCACCGACTTCGAAGCGTACCCCGAGTGGAACCCCTACACCGTCGTCTCCGGCCGTGCCGAGGAAGGGACGCGTCTCCGCGTCTCGCCCGGCCCGGAAACCGGGCGCGCGCCGACGTTCCGCCCGCGCGTGCTCCGCGCCGACCCGAACCGCGAACTCTGGTGGCTCGGACACCTCTACGTCCGCGGTCTCTTCGACGGCGAACACCGGTTCGCGGTCGAACCCCTCGACGAGAAGCGCTCTCGCCTCGTCCAGTCGGAGTCCTTCTCGGGTCTTCTCGCGGGACCGGTTCTGCGGCGCATCGGCACCGACACCGAGGCGAACTTCCGCGGCGTGAACGAGGCGCTCAAAACCCGTGCGGAGTCGATTTGGGCCGAGAGCGTGGCCGCGAACGACGGCCGTACTGGCGGCGCTGCGTCGACCGCGGCGGCGTGACCCTGACCGAGGGCAACATTCTTATTTCATCCGTGTGAGTCCCGTGCTAATGTACTCTGCACGGTCGTCGGTGACGCACCGACGCGCACACCTCCGTCCGCAACTCGTCGGAGGTCGCTCGTGAGAGTCGCCGCGATTCCGTGGACGGTTCTGACCGTCGTCGGGCTCGTCGCTACCCTCTCGACCGGCTTTCTCATCGTCCGGGGGCCGTTCTTCGGCGGGCCGACGCTTGAACCGCTCTCGCTTCTCGTCGCCACCGGCGGGTTCATCGCCGCCATCATCGTCCTCGCGTTCGGCGGGTCGAAACTGGCGCGCACCGTCCTGTTCTGAGTCGCGTCTGGGTTGCTTTCGCCACCGGCGACGCACAGAAAATCCCGAACTCGTCGTCGAGGAGCGTTCTTCCGGTCGAGCATTCGAAAACCGGGGTCCGGTCGGCTCAGGCGCGGGCCGTGCTCACGGCGACGACGCCGGCGGCCATCACGAGACCGCCGACGAGAAACGTCGGGCCGACCGGTTCGCCCAGCAGCGCCGCTCCGAGCGCCGCGCCGACGACCGGTTGCGCGAAGAAGAAGACGGCGACGGTGCCGGCACCGACGTACTCCAGACCCTTGTACCACAGGTACCACGCCGCCGCCGTCGCCGCGACGCCGAGGTACACCACCGCCGCGAGCGTCGGGAGCGACGGCACACTGACCGCCGCGGGAACGCCGGCGGTGGCGAGCTCCGCCAGCGAGAGCACGGCCAGCATCGGCGTCGCGGCGATCGTCGCGTACGTCGCCGCCGTCAGCGCCGAGTAGCGACGGACGACCGGCACGCCCCAGACGGTGTAGCCCGCCCACGCGACGCTCGCGGCGACGAGCGCGGCCAGTCCCGCGAGGTTCCCGGCGGCGAGGCCCGCGAGGCGGTACTGTCCGGCGACGACCAGAAGCGTCCCGGCGACGGCCAGCGCCATGCCGCCGATTTTCTTCGCCGTCAATCGTTCGTCCAGCACGGCGACGCCGAGGACGACGGTGAAAACCGGGGTGAGGACGGTGAGAAGCGACCCCTGGCTCGCGTTCGTCAGTTCGGTGCCGACGAACTGCGTGACGATAGTGAGCGCCACCCAGCCGCCGAGGACGACGAATCTCCCGTAATCGCCGCGCTGGACGTGGACGCCTCGGCTCTTCGTGACGGCGAGCAGCACGAGCGCGCCGAGGGCGACGCGCAGAAAGCCGAGCGTTATCGGCGGTATCGCCGCGAACGTCCACTTCGAGACGACGTACATGCCGCCCCAGAGCGCCGCCGCCGACAGCGGTGCGAGCGCGAAGGCGTACCCCCGTGCGCCGGAGCGGGTTCGGAACACCTCAGGCGAGGGCGGCTCCGCGGAGCTGGTGGCGCGCGTCAGCGCGGTGGCTACCCTCTCCCCGTTCGCGCGTCTCCGTCACGGGAGCTCGTTCTCGGCCGAAGTCGGTACTCGCATCGTCGTCGTCCATCACGGCCGGTACGTCGTCGCCGACGACCAGAAACGTTTGGTTTTCGGACAGAATGACGAGCGAACACGTCTCGAACGAGGCGGCGGCGGAGGGGCCGTTTCGGGACCTACGGCCCGTTTCTGCCGATGAGCGCGTCGATACCGTTTCCGGCCGCACGGGTCAGCACCGCCGCCATCGCGGTTCCGGCGCTCCAGATGGCCGTCTCCTCGGGCGGGGTCGAGCCGTCGCCCTCGTAGAGGACCGAGAGCAGGAAGATGTCGTCGTCGGCCAAGACGACTCTGCCGGTGAAGTCGCCGGGCGCGTCCGCCGGCGGGGCGGCGACGTCGACGCCCTCGTCGCCGTCGAACCGCTCGCGGACGGCGGCGCTGGCGCTGACGACGTGTACGTCCACGCCGGCGGCGACGCGTTCTCGAAGCGCGGCCACGACGGCGTCGCCGAGCAAGTCGACGGAGTCCGCACCGAAGACGACCCGACTTTCAGCGCGACGGATCAGGTCGACAGTCCGGTCGTCGATGGGTTTGCGGCCGCGGACGGTCCAGACGTCGTCGCGGGTCTCCTCGCCGTGCTCCTCGCTTCGGAGTTCCGCGAGCGCGTCGAAGGCGCGGTCCCGTTCGCGTTCGAGGCGAGCGGTCAACAGTTCCTTCGCCGCCTCCAAGCCGACCGGGCGATACCGCTTCGGCGTCGACTGCTGGAGCTCGACGAGCCCCCGTTCTTCGAGGTCCTCTGCCGCGCCGTACACCTGCGAGCGCGGGACGCCCGCGAGGTCGTGGATATCTTTGGCCGTGCCGGTGCCGAGTCGGTGCAGCGCGACGAAGACCCGTGCCTCGTAGTTCGAGAGGCCGAGGCGTTCGAGCGCCTCTTCGATGTCGCGTTCGTCGGGCCTGTCGTCGGTCATCGTTCCACCCTCGTCGCTCGCCCTTTCGGCTGTTTCGTTTTTGGCCGATCCGGACGACTCGCTCCGCGGCCGATGGGGACTGCGGGGTCGTGGCCCTGATACCGGTCCCAGAGCACGAGCACCGACGGGAGCACGAGCAGCGAGACGAAGAAGGAGTACGCGATGCTGAGCGCGGTCAGCACGCCGAACTGTCCGAGCACGTTCAGCACCGAGAGCACGAGCACGCCGATGCCGAACGTCGTCGTGAGCATGCTCCCCGCGAGCGCACCGCCCGTCCCGCGGACGGTCCGGTCGAGCGCCGTGAAGAGCGAGTGCGTCCGACGCTCGTCGACGAACCGGTGGACGACGTGGACCGAGTAGTCGATGCCGAGGCCGATGGTGATGGCGAGAATCGTCGCCGTGAACGCGTTGAACGAGATACCGAGGAGGCGCATCGTCCCCGCGATAAGCGCGACGGCGACGCCGATGGGGACGGTGTTGACGACCCCCAGCGACGGGTAGCCCTCGACGACCCAGTAGACGAAGACGAGAAACACCACCGTCGAACCGAGCGCGAAGGCGAGACTCGAGATCGCCGACTGGAGGATGAGGTCCGACACCGCCTTGAACACGACCGTGTTGCCGGTGGCGACGGCGCTGTCGCCGCGGAACCTCTCGGCGACGGCCCGGGCGTCTTCGGTGACCGCGGTCTGACTGGCGCTGGCCTCCGTCGAGTAGGTGACGCGGGTGCTCCGACGGTCGTCCGAGAGGTACTCCTGGGCCTCGGCGCTCGCCGGCGTGTTCAGCAGCGCGTCGTACACGTCGTCGAGGTTCCGGTCGGGAACGCCGTTGCCGTCGGCGTCGTTGCGGTCGACCACGGCCCGAAACTCGGGGTCGCGGTCGGCTTGCGACCGGACGACCGTCACGAGACTCTCGGCGTCGGCGCGGCCGCCCGACCGTACGAACGAGTCCGGCGGGTCGTCGCCGGCGCGGTGAATCTCTTCGAGCGCCGTGTCCCGCTCCATGTTCGTCTCCCAGTAAACGGTCGCGCTGCCGCCCTGCGTCGTCTCGAACTTCTCTTCGAGGAAGTTCAGCGTCGCCACGACGGAGTACTCCGACGGCGCGAACGGTTCGGGAAGCGCGTCGAGGTAGTCGGGCGTCTCCTCCGGCGGGAGGAAGTCCTCCTGCGAGAAACTCGTGTCGACGCCTGTCGCGTACGCGCCCGCGCCGGCGCTCAAGAGCACGACGGCGAGCAGGAACAGCGCGGGGGCGTTCCCGGCGACGACGACGCCACCGCGGAGCGCCTCGCCGAAGCGCGACCCCTCCGCGCCCAGCGGCGTCTCGCTGAACGTCGGAATCGGCCAGTCCTCGCGGCGGCGGTCGATCCACACCTTCGCCGCCGGGAGAAAGACGCCGAAGATGAGAAACGTGAACACGATGCCGACGGCGGCGACGACGCCGAAGTCCCGTATCGGCGCGAGATCCGACACGAGGTTCGAGAGGAAGCCGATGACCGTCGTTCCGGTGACGATGAAAAAGGCGACGAGCAGTTGGTCGGTCGCCAGTCGCATCGCGCCGTCGATGTCGTGACCGTCGGCTCTGTCCTCGCGGTAGCGGTTGATGGCGTGGATACCGAAGTCGATGCCGACCGCGAGCAGCAGCGGCGGCACCGCGATCATCATCTGGCTGAACGGGATGCCGGCGAGGCCGAGGAAGCCGAACGTCCAGACGATGGCCATGAGAAGCGACAACCCCCCTAAGAGCAGGTCGACGAGGTCGCGGTAGGCGACGACGAGGAAGAACACGATGAAGATGACCGCCGCGGGCGTGACGATGAGAAGCGAGTCGGAGATGACCGAGCTGAACTCGTCGGCGGTGACGCCGCTGCCGAAGACGGTGATGTCGTCGCTCGTCGTCTGGACGACGCGCTGCGCCTGCTTTTGAATCGGGGTGAGCGGACTCGTCCCGCCCTGGCCGGCCGACGACGACTCGTAGCCGGGGACGTCGTGTTGGACGACGCCGATGGTCGCCGACGCGGACGCCGACCGGCGGTTGAAGTCGTTGCTCAGCGTCCCGGTGAAGCCGGGGTTGTTCGCGTTCTCTCTGACCGCCGCCCCGATTTCGCTCGGTGACGCCCGCTCGACGGCGGTTATCTGCGCGTCGAGCGTCCTCGCCTCGGGGTCGAGCGTCTGCGCGACGACGCTCGCGGCGCTGCTCGTCGACGACACGCGGAGGTCGGTCCGGTCTTCGAGCGCCTCCTGCGTGCGCAACATCTCCAACAGCGCCGGCTTCGCCAGCACGTTCTGGCCGCGCTGAATCAACTGCGTCGAGCCCGGTTCGCTCTCGAACGACGCGCCGAACTCGCGGTTGATGTCTTCGAGCGCCTGATTCGCGGGGATGTCTTCTGCGAACTGCTCGGTGCCCGACTCCGTCGAGACGTTGCCGAGACCGGCGGTGAAGACGAGCGTCAAGACGAGAAACAGCACGACGACCCGCCCCGACCGCTCGACGATGCGCTCGTCCACCCAGTCGATGGCGCGCTGGTGGTCCAGCGCCATGCTCAGAGGCCGCCGGTGCGTCGGCGGTACAGTACCGCGCCGACGCCGACGAGGGCGATGGCTCCGACGCCGACGAGCGTCAGCGAGACGGTACCGCCCTCGTCGTTCGTCACCCCGACGGGCAGTCGGTAGGTGTCCGAAATCCGTTCGTTGCCGGAGGCGTCCTCGTACCGGAAGTCCATCTGCACCGGGTACGTCTTCGCCAGCGCGTCGCCGCCGACGCTGACGCCGAAGACGAGCTCGGCGCTCTCGCCCGGCGCGAGCTCGTCGACGTACGCCTCGCTGCTGTCGGTGCTGATGGGCGACTCGGGGAATATCTTCGCCGACACCTGACGGAGCGGTTCGTCGCGGTTGTTCGTCAGTTCGACGACGAGTTCACCGCTCTCGCCCGCCGCGAAGGTCGCGTTGACGCCTCGGAGGTCGAACTCGTCGCGCCGTTCGCCGATGTCGACCTGCACGTCGAGCGGGTCGCTCGTGCGCTGGGTGCCGTCGGCGGTTCGGTACTTCGCCTCCAGC contains the following coding sequences:
- a CDS encoding efflux RND transporter permease subunit; this encodes MALDHQRAIDWVDERIVERSGRVVVLFLVLTLVFTAGLGNVSTESGTEQFAEDIPANQALEDINREFGASFESEPGSTQLIQRGQNVLAKPALLEMLRTQEALEDRTDLRVSSTSSAASVVAQTLDPEARTLDAQITAVERASPSEIGAAVRENANNPGFTGTLSNDFNRRSASASATIGVVQHDVPGYESSSAGQGGTSPLTPIQKQAQRVVQTTSDDITVFGSGVTADEFSSVISDSLLIVTPAAVIFIVFFLVVAYRDLVDLLLGGLSLLMAIVWTFGFLGLAGIPFSQMMIAVPPLLLAVGIDFGIHAINRYREDRADGHDIDGAMRLATDQLLVAFFIVTGTTVIGFLSNLVSDLAPIRDFGVVAAVGIVFTFLIFGVFLPAAKVWIDRRREDWPIPTFSETPLGAEGSRFGEALRGGVVVAGNAPALFLLAVVLLSAGAGAYATGVDTSFSQEDFLPPEETPDYLDALPEPFAPSEYSVVATLNFLEEKFETTQGGSATVYWETNMERDTALEEIHRAGDDPPDSFVRSGGRADAESLVTVVRSQADRDPEFRAVVDRNDADGNGVPDRNLDDVYDALLNTPASAEAQEYLSDDRRSTRVTYSTEASASQTAVTEDARAVAERFRGDSAVATGNTVVFKAVSDLILQSAISSLAFALGSTVVFLVFVYWVVEGYPSLGVVNTVPIGVAVALIAGTMRLLGISFNAFTATILAITIGLGIDYSVHVVHRFVDERRTHSLFTALDRTVRGTGGALAGSMLTTTFGIGVLVLSVLNVLGQFGVLTALSIAYSFFVSLLVLPSVLVLWDRYQGHDPAVPIGRGASRPDRPKTKQPKGRATRVER